Proteins from a single region of Bos javanicus breed banteng chromosome 25, ARS-OSU_banteng_1.0, whole genome shotgun sequence:
- the EEF2KMT gene encoding protein-lysine N-methyltransferase EEF2KMT isoform X2, translated as MKYSRSFLSELIRKHEAVHTEPLDELYQALAEVLTAEDPTHCHRSYLLPSGDSVTLCESTAIVSHGTTGLVTWNAALYLAEWALENPAVFAHRMVLELGSGAGLTGLAICKTCRPRAYVFSDCHSHVLEQLRGNVLLNGFSLEPSIDAWAQHPGPHTPEAERPWVTVARLDWDTVTAPQLAAFQPDVVLAADVLYCPETVLSLLGVLRKLSTCRKDQRAPDAYIAFTIRNPETCQLFTTELGQAGIPWEEVPHHDQKLFPYEEHSEMAILKLTL; from the exons cacGAGGCTGTCCACACGGAGCCGTTGGACGAGCTGTACCAGGCACTGGCCGAGGTCCTGACGGCTGAGGACCCCACCCACTGCCACCGGAGCTATCTGCTG CCTTCAGGTGACTCGGTCACCCTCTGCGAGAGCACGGCCATCGTGTCTCATGGGACCACAGGCCTGGTCACGTGGAACGCCGCGCTCTACCTGGCCGAGTGGGCCTTGGAGAACCCAGCGGTCTTCGCTCACAG AATGGTCTTAGAGCTTGGCAGCGGAGCCGGCCTCACAGGCCTGGCCATTTGTAAGACATGCCGGCCCAGAGCGTACGTCTTCAGCGACTGTCACAGCCACGTCCTGGAGCAGCTGCGAGGGAACGTCCTTCTCAACGGCTTCTCGTTGGAGCCAAGCATCGACGCCTGGGCGCAGCACCCGGGACCGCATACCCCCGAGGCAGAGCGCCCCTGGGTGACGGTGGCCCGGCTGGACTGGGACACAGTGACGGCGCCGCAGCTCGCGGCCTTCCAGCCGGACGTCGTCCTTGCCGCAG ACGTGCTGTATTGTCCTGAAACGGTCCTCTCCCTGCTTGGGGTCCTGCGGAAGCTCTCCACCTGCCGGAAGGACCAGCGGGCTCCTGATGCCTACATTGCCTTCACCATCCGCAACCCGGAGACGTGCCAGCTGTTCACCACGGAGCTGG GCCAGGCTGGGATCCCGTGGGAAGAGGTGCCTCATCATGACCAGAAACTGTTTCCCTACGAAGAGCACTCGGAGATGGCGATTCTGAAACTAACGCTGTAG